One window of Delphinus delphis chromosome 12, mDelDel1.2, whole genome shotgun sequence genomic DNA carries:
- the UNC50 gene encoding protein unc-50 homolog isoform X2 → MLPSTSVNSPVQGNGVLSSRDAARHTAGAKRYKYLRRLFRFRQMDFEFAAWQMLYLFTSPQRVYRNFHYRKQTKDQWARDDPAFLVLLSLWLCVSTIGFGFVLDMGFFETIKLLLWVVFIDCVGVGLLISTLMWFISNKYLVKRQSRDYDVEWGYAFDVHLNAFYPLLVILHFIQLFFINHVILTDTFIGYLVGNTLWLVAVGYYIYVTFLGYSENICKVLRACGKEKENKAVWKLFVQPAG, encoded by the exons ATGTTACCGAGTACTTCAGTGAATTCCCCAGTGCAGGGGAACGGGGTATTGAGTTCCAGGGATGCGGCCAGACACACAGCTGGAGCAAAACGCTACAAATACCTGAGGAGGCTTTTTCGTTTCCGGCAGATGGACTTTGAGTTTGCTGCCTGGCAGATGCTCTACCTGTTCACTTCCCCACAGAGAGTTTATAGAAACTTTCATTACCGGAAGCAGACAAAGGATCAGTGGGCCAGAGATGACCCTGCTTTCTTGGTCCTGTTAAGTCTCTGGCTCTGTG TGTCCACTATAGGATTTGGCTTTGTGCTGGACATGGGATTTTTTGAGACGATAAAGCTGCTCCTTTGGGTTGTATTCATAGACTGTGTAGGCGTCGGCCTTCTCATATCAACCTTAATGTG GTTTATCTCTAACAAGTATTTAGTGAAACGGCAGAGCAGAGACTATGATGTGGAGTGGGGCTATGCCTTCGATGTGCATCTGAACGCTTTTTACCCTCTCCTCGTCATTCTGCATTTTATCCAGCTTTTTTTCATCAACC ATGTCATCCTAACGGACACATTTATTGGATATTTAGTTGGAAATACCTTATGGTTGGTTGCAGTTGGCTACTACATCTACGTAACTTTCCTAGGATACAGTG AGAATATATGCAAAGTACTAAGGGCATGCGGAAAAGAGAAAG AAAACAAGGCTGTCTGGAAGCTGTTTGTTCAGCCTGCTGGGTAA
- the UNC50 gene encoding protein unc-50 homolog isoform X1, whose translation MLPSTSVNSPVQGNGVLSSRDAARHTAGAKRYKYLRRLFRFRQMDFEFAAWQMLYLFTSPQRVYRNFHYRKQTKDQWARDDPAFLVLLSLWLCVSTIGFGFVLDMGFFETIKLLLWVVFIDCVGVGLLISTLMWFISNKYLVKRQSRDYDVEWGYAFDVHLNAFYPLLVILHFIQLFFINHVILTDTFIGYLVGNTLWLVAVGYYIYVTFLGYSALPFLKNTVILLYPFAPLILLYGLSLALGWNFTHTLCSFYKYRVK comes from the exons ATGTTACCGAGTACTTCAGTGAATTCCCCAGTGCAGGGGAACGGGGTATTGAGTTCCAGGGATGCGGCCAGACACACAGCTGGAGCAAAACGCTACAAATACCTGAGGAGGCTTTTTCGTTTCCGGCAGATGGACTTTGAGTTTGCTGCCTGGCAGATGCTCTACCTGTTCACTTCCCCACAGAGAGTTTATAGAAACTTTCATTACCGGAAGCAGACAAAGGATCAGTGGGCCAGAGATGACCCTGCTTTCTTGGTCCTGTTAAGTCTCTGGCTCTGTG TGTCCACTATAGGATTTGGCTTTGTGCTGGACATGGGATTTTTTGAGACGATAAAGCTGCTCCTTTGGGTTGTATTCATAGACTGTGTAGGCGTCGGCCTTCTCATATCAACCTTAATGTG GTTTATCTCTAACAAGTATTTAGTGAAACGGCAGAGCAGAGACTATGATGTGGAGTGGGGCTATGCCTTCGATGTGCATCTGAACGCTTTTTACCCTCTCCTCGTCATTCTGCATTTTATCCAGCTTTTTTTCATCAACC ATGTCATCCTAACGGACACATTTATTGGATATTTAGTTGGAAATACCTTATGGTTGGTTGCAGTTGGCTACTACATCTACGTAACTTTCCTAGGATACAGTG CACTGCCGTTTCTGAAAAACACAGTGATTCTTCTTTACCCGTTTGCACCTCTCATCCTGCTCTATGGACTGTCACTAGCGCTGGGCTGGAACTTCACCCACACACTGTGCTCCTTCTACAAGTACAGAGTGAAGTGA